The proteins below come from a single Cervus elaphus chromosome 4, mCerEla1.1, whole genome shotgun sequence genomic window:
- the LOC122692835 gene encoding vomeronasal type-1 receptor 4-like: protein MASSFLIIGMIIVTQTVVGILGNFSLLCSYIILHFMGYRLRSTDLFLKHLIVANSLVLLSKGVPQTMAVFGSKHIRSDVGCKFLFFLHRVGRGVSISSICLLSVFQVITISPWNSRWAVLKVTASKYMVLSIFLCWILQMLVNVIFPFHMTGKWSDKNITEEKDFGYCFSILTDKTGDALSAALLLFPDVLCLGLTLWAGSSMVLILYRHKQQVQHIRRTHASSRSSPESRATKFILLLGSTFVYFYILSSICQVLLALFDQPSQFLVDITIIIAACFPTVSPFLLMSHNSSVHRLYFAGIRNSKSSTIMRKV, encoded by the coding sequence ATGGCCAGCAGCTTTTTAATAATAGGCATGATCATCGTAACACAGACCGTGGTTGGAATTCTGGGGAATTTCTCACTCCTTTGCAGTTATATCATCCTTCACTTCATGGGTTACAGGTTAAGGTCCACAGACTTGTTCCTTAAGCACCTGATTGTGGCCAACTCCTTGGTCCTCCTCTCTAAAGGGGTCCCCCAGACAATGGCAGTCTTTGGGTCAAAGCATATCCGCAGTGATGTTGGCTgcaaatttctcttctttctgcacagagtggggaggggagtgtcCATCAGCAGCATCTGCCTCTTGAGTGTCTTTCAGGTGATCACGATCAGTCCCTGGAACTCCAGGTGGGCAGTGCTGAAAGTAACAGCTTCCAAGTACATGGTTCTCTCTATTTTCCTGTGCTGGATCCTGCAAATGCTGGtaaatgtcatttttcctttccatATGACTGGCAAATGGAGTGACAAAAACATCACAGAGGAAAAAGATTTTGGTTACTGTTTTTCTATTCTTACTGACAAAACTGGAGACGCCTTGTCTGCAGCATTGCTGTTGTTCCCTGATGTTTTATGTTTGGGGCTCACGCTCTGGGCTGGCAGTTCCATGGTTCTCATCCTGTACAGACATAAGCAGCAGGTCCAGCACATTCGTAGGACTCATgcctcctccaggtcctcccctgaGTCCAGAGCTACTAAATTCATCCTTCTCCTCGGGAGCACCTTTGTctacttttatattctttcctccatctGTCAAGTTCTTTTGGCTCTTTTTGATCAGCCCAGCCAGTTCCTTGTGGACATCACTATAATCATTGCAGCGTGTTTCCCAACTGTCAGCCCCTTTCTGCTCATGAGCCATAACTCCAGTGTACACAGGCTCTATTTTGCTGGGATAAGAAATTCAAAATCCTCTACTATTATGAGAAAagtgtga